In Nocardioides sp., the following proteins share a genomic window:
- a CDS encoding Rne/Rng family ribonuclease, with protein MLDNEDLSGESTREAAAPDTPTDTPTDSGPGTPEAAAAPVIRKTTRKRATKKVASTDPTSEGQDTLPPRDAAADQSVDSTSTEESQPAKTPRKRAPRKPKAVEVALDELAAEAAPVDESNSEAASAAPAKKAPRKRASRKKVAPETPDATGSVEAADASQDTSESSDRPAVGAPLFQAPETAAAETAASEKGGSQKSKSTRRRKKSSPAVEPEATEDTAPDEAGESTDPEAETTPDSGSGDESAETSERQTDDGEDAVADDADDDSSDDDSGQGPARRRRRRGGRRRRRPGAGDESDAEASDAEGESGDPQAADDAQESESTTSRRRRRRRRAGEESDNASDDPANTVTRVRRGRSVEDEITAVSGSTRLEAKKQRRREGREAGRRRAPIVTEAEFLARRESVDRVMAIRQRDDVTQIAVLEDKVLVEHYVARESQTSLIGNVYLGRVQNVLPSMEAAFIDIGKGRNAVLYAGEVNWSALGHPEGQPRKIESVLSSGQAVMVQVTKDPIGHKGARLTSQISLAGRFLVYVPDGTTSGISRKLPDTERTRLRTVLKDIVPDTAGVIVRTAAEGAAEDELTRDVERLKARWDDIEKKAGKGNSPQLLYGEPDLTLKVVRDLFTEDFAKLVIEGDDAWDTVHGYVEHVAPDLAERMEKYDPAEANNGGRGLFTQLRIEEQIHKGLDRKVWLPSGGSLVIDRTEAMTVVDVNTGKFTGSGGNLEETVTKNNLEAAEEIVRQLRLRDIGGIIVVDFIDMVLESNRDLVLRRLVECLGRDRTRHQVAEVTSLGLVQMTRKRIGTGLLEAFSESCDACSGRGVIVAEAPVEPKRSPDDNGGGRSRRTRGGRGRGDNDASGNNSGNGRGTGSNGNQNGSQNGNPARPAVPSPRDVAAMAKPESGEAAEPAEVAEPVEAPEAVASVESAVSEPTAPEQSVPDAAEQPAADTAERSVAAPRVVTRTRRRAASRPAGPPVVSDGATPAESAPDAAGDATSEGDPAPGSDQSLERDQSFESDQSFESDRAPEGGSVAQEAPEAQTGAADESGTTFEHVPVKRRGRKR; from the coding sequence ATGCTCGACAACGAAGATCTCTCCGGCGAATCGACCCGCGAGGCAGCGGCGCCCGACACGCCCACAGACACTCCCACAGATTCAGGGCCTGGCACGCCGGAGGCGGCCGCGGCCCCCGTGATCCGCAAGACCACCCGCAAACGGGCCACCAAGAAGGTCGCGTCCACTGACCCGACGAGCGAGGGTCAGGACACGTTGCCGCCGCGCGACGCCGCGGCAGACCAGTCGGTGGACTCGACGTCCACCGAGGAGAGTCAGCCTGCCAAGACACCGCGCAAACGGGCACCTCGCAAGCCCAAGGCCGTCGAGGTGGCGCTCGACGAACTGGCTGCGGAGGCTGCCCCCGTGGACGAGAGCAACTCCGAAGCGGCGAGTGCGGCGCCCGCGAAGAAGGCCCCCCGCAAGCGCGCCTCGCGCAAGAAGGTGGCGCCCGAGACGCCAGACGCGACGGGTTCCGTGGAAGCGGCGGATGCCTCGCAGGACACCTCCGAATCGTCGGATCGACCCGCGGTCGGGGCGCCGCTGTTCCAGGCGCCCGAGACTGCTGCTGCCGAGACTGCCGCCTCCGAAAAGGGCGGCTCGCAGAAGTCGAAGTCCACGCGCAGGCGGAAGAAGTCCAGCCCTGCCGTCGAGCCCGAGGCAACCGAGGACACGGCGCCGGACGAGGCCGGCGAGTCAACTGACCCGGAAGCGGAGACCACACCGGACTCGGGGAGCGGTGACGAGTCCGCCGAGACCTCCGAACGCCAGACTGATGACGGCGAAGACGCCGTTGCCGACGACGCTGACGACGACTCCTCGGACGACGACTCCGGGCAGGGCCCGGCGCGGCGTCGTCGCCGCAGGGGAGGGCGTCGCCGTCGTCGTCCCGGTGCTGGCGACGAGTCCGATGCCGAGGCGTCCGACGCCGAGGGTGAGTCGGGAGACCCCCAGGCCGCCGACGATGCCCAGGAGTCCGAGAGCACGACGTCACGTCGTCGCCGTCGGCGCCGCCGGGCGGGCGAGGAGAGCGACAACGCCTCCGACGACCCGGCCAACACCGTCACCCGCGTACGCCGTGGTCGCTCCGTGGAGGACGAGATCACCGCGGTGTCGGGGTCCACTCGCCTGGAGGCCAAGAAGCAGCGTCGCCGCGAGGGTCGCGAGGCCGGCCGTCGCCGCGCGCCGATTGTGACCGAGGCGGAATTCCTGGCCCGGCGTGAGTCTGTCGACCGGGTGATGGCCATCCGTCAGCGCGACGATGTCACCCAGATCGCGGTCCTGGAGGACAAGGTGCTCGTCGAGCACTATGTCGCGCGGGAGTCGCAGACGTCGCTGATCGGCAACGTCTACCTCGGCAGGGTGCAAAACGTCCTGCCGTCGATGGAGGCCGCTTTCATCGACATCGGCAAGGGCCGCAACGCCGTGCTTTATGCCGGTGAGGTCAATTGGTCGGCGCTGGGCCACCCGGAGGGACAGCCCCGCAAGATCGAGTCGGTGCTCTCGTCGGGGCAGGCCGTGATGGTCCAGGTCACCAAGGACCCGATCGGGCACAAGGGTGCTCGTCTGACCAGCCAGATCTCGTTGGCCGGTCGATTCCTGGTCTACGTGCCCGACGGCACCACGTCCGGCATCTCGCGCAAACTGCCTGACACCGAGCGCACCCGCCTGCGTACGGTCCTCAAGGACATCGTCCCCGACACCGCCGGGGTGATTGTGCGCACCGCGGCCGAGGGCGCCGCCGAGGACGAACTCACGCGTGACGTCGAGCGGCTCAAGGCCCGCTGGGACGACATCGAGAAGAAGGCCGGCAAGGGCAACTCCCCGCAGTTGCTCTATGGCGAGCCCGACCTGACGCTGAAGGTCGTGCGCGACCTGTTCACCGAGGACTTCGCCAAGCTCGTCATCGAGGGTGACGACGCCTGGGACACCGTGCACGGGTACGTCGAGCACGTGGCCCCCGACCTGGCGGAGCGGATGGAGAAGTACGACCCCGCCGAGGCGAACAACGGCGGTCGCGGCCTCTTCACGCAGCTGCGCATAGAGGAGCAGATCCACAAGGGCCTGGACCGCAAGGTGTGGCTGCCCTCGGGTGGTTCTCTGGTGATCGACCGCACCGAGGCGATGACCGTGGTCGACGTCAACACCGGCAAGTTCACCGGTTCCGGCGGCAACCTGGAAGAGACCGTCACCAAGAACAACCTCGAGGCAGCCGAAGAGATCGTGCGCCAACTGCGGTTGCGCGACATCGGCGGCATCATCGTGGTCGACTTCATCGACATGGTGTTGGAGTCCAACCGCGATCTCGTGCTGCGTCGCCTGGTCGAGTGCCTGGGTCGCGACCGCACCCGTCACCAGGTCGCGGAGGTCACCTCGCTCGGCCTGGTGCAGATGACCCGCAAGCGGATCGGCACCGGGTTGTTGGAGGCATTCTCGGAGTCGTGTGATGCCTGCTCCGGCCGCGGTGTGATCGTGGCCGAGGCGCCGGTCGAGCCGAAGCGGTCGCCCGATGACAACGGCGGCGGTCGCTCCCGGCGTACGCGTGGAGGCCGCGGTCGCGGCGACAACGACGCGTCCGGCAACAACTCCGGCAACGGTCGGGGCACCGGTTCGAACGGCAACCAGAACGGAAGCCAGAACGGCAACCCGGCCCGTCCGGCCGTCCCGAGCCCCCGCGATGTAGCGGCGATGGCCAAGCCGGAATCTGGCGAAGCCGCGGAGCCCGCGGAGGTGGCCGAGCCCGTCGAAGCGCCGGAGGCGGTGGCTTCTGTCGAGTCAGCCGTGTCGGAACCGACTGCACCCGAGCAGAGCGTGCCCGACGCAGCCGAGCAGCCCGCTGCTGACACAGCCGAGCGGTCCGTTGCCGCGCCGCGGGTCGTGACCCGGACGCGTCGGCGAGCCGCGAGCCGCCCCGCGGGCCCGCCGGTGGTCTCCGACGGCGCAACTCCGGCGGAGTCGGCCCCTGACGCGGCCGGCGACGCCACGTCTGAGGGCGACCCGGCTCCCGGGAGCGACCAGAGTCTCGAGCGCGACCAGAGTTTCGAGAGCGACCAGAGTTTCGAGAGCGACCGGGCCCCCGAGGGCGGCTCAGTCGCCCAGGAGGCTCCCGAAGCGCAAACCGGTGCCGCAGACGAGTCGGGGACGACTTTCGAGCACGTCCCGGTCAAGCGCCGGGGGCGCAAACGCTGA
- the rplU gene encoding 50S ribosomal protein L21, with protein sequence MYAIVRSGSKQQKVAVGDVIEIDRLDPKVAGEGDVVSLPVVMVVDGDKVTATGLDKASVKAEVTGATKGPKIVIQKYKNKTGYKKRQGHRQKYTQVKVTDISL encoded by the coding sequence GTGTACGCGATCGTGCGCAGTGGCAGCAAGCAGCAGAAGGTTGCCGTGGGCGACGTCATCGAGATCGACCGCCTCGACCCCAAGGTGGCCGGTGAGGGTGACGTTGTTTCGCTTCCCGTCGTGATGGTCGTCGACGGCGACAAGGTCACCGCGACCGGTCTCGACAAGGCCAGCGTCAAGGCCGAGGTCACCGGTGCCACCAAGGGCCCGAAGATCGTCATTCAGAAGTACAAGAACAAGACCGGGTACAAGAAGCGCCAGGGTCACCGCCAGAAGTACACCCAGGTCAAGGTCACCGACATCTCCCTCTGA
- the rpmA gene encoding 50S ribosomal protein L27, translated as MAHKKGAASTKNGRDSNAQRLGVKRFGGQVVKAGEIIVRQRGTHFHPGAGVGRGGDDTLFALQAGAVEFGTKRGRKVINVVPGE; from the coding sequence ATGGCTCACAAGAAGGGTGCCGCGAGCACCAAGAACGGTCGTGACTCCAACGCCCAGCGCCTCGGCGTGAAGCGCTTCGGCGGACAGGTCGTCAAGGCCGGCGAGATCATCGTGCGCCAGCGTGGCACGCACTTCCACCCGGGCGCAGGCGTCGGTCGCGGTGGCGACGACACCCTGTTCGCGCTCCAGGCCGGTGCCGTCGAGTTCGGCACCAAGCGTGGTCGCAAGGTCATCAACGTCGTCCCGGGCGAGTGA